The following nucleotide sequence is from Zea mays cultivar B73 chromosome 1, Zm-B73-REFERENCE-NAM-5.0, whole genome shotgun sequence.
GAATGAGGCTGATAAACTTGGTTTTGTTAACCTGAATAATTGTTACGTTGCGCACATATAACTGCATTGATCATGACTAGCGTGCCTTGTGCTGCTCTAGTGCCTCTTTGGGCAGCTTGGTCGCATACATGCTTATTTGCTGAGCAACCACCAAGGTGCCGTCTTGGTTTGGTCAAGCATCGAAAATCACTTATTTTGGCATATGTATGTAAAAGGCAACTCTAGAAGGGCGGGCCTGGTGCAGCGGTAGAGCCTACCATCTATAACCGGAAGGTCCCTGGTTCGAGCCCTagcctctgcatattatgcgggtaaggctTGGCGCTTAAAGATACCCTTCTCCAGACCCCGCACAGCGCGGGAAGCCTACGGCACTGGGTACGCCCTTTATGTAAAAGGCAACTCTAGAGAGCTGTTGCTGCTTATGTGCCATATTTGGTTGTTGCTGGTTTGAGGATATATGCAGCTCAGCGTAGGATGGGTTCTCATTATTTGGTTATTTGTTACAACACAGCATTATTCATTGACAAATGCTGTTTATAAAGTGTACTTATATAATATATTCCCGTTGAACAACTTGTTACTAATCACCAGCTACTATTTTCAGATTGTCTTGGAAGACGTTTGGGTCCGCGCCTTCTTGGTAGGGGAAATGATGGTTCCATGGTACTTATATGCCCTCTATCTAATCTGTTACTTTCTTCCATTTTTGAGTATTTGCTTTATTTATTTGAACCTGTATTCTAATTTGCAGAGGCTTGTGAGGGATTTATATGTGATGCTTGATGAAGTAAATTCTGAGGAAGCACCTCTTAATTTGAAGGTTCCAGAAACTTTTGATGAATTTATCTGGGACATGAAGAATAATGATTATGATTTAAGGTCATTTGCTTTTAAGTTGAAGGCTACGGTAAGCTAGCTTATTTCAGTACCAAGTACCCCCACTTCATTTAAAAATTGGCAGTACTTGCTATGCAAGCATTAGACTTTTGGCAGTAAAACTGTTAGCTTGGGTCAGCTCTTAGTTAACGTGTTTGGTTGTTCAATCAGATTTTGTCGTAGACAGTGAATGTCCTTTTTTCCCTATCTAACGAGTATATCACCCATGCTTTGCTGTGAAATTATTTATTGACATTTTTCTTGTACTATTAATAGTTCAACACTAATGAAAATATTTTTTACACTTGCATATTGTCCTAAGGGTAGTCTAGGAACATGCGTTCTATGAAAGGATTTCTTTTCATGTAACAATGCATATGGTTTCAGTGTCCCACAAACTTACGCCCTTTCACCTCAATGGTGTATGAGGTATCTAATTGAACCAGGTCCCAATGTTTTCAGATCTGAAGGTTAATAACTTGATCAAATGATGTAATCAGGATTCTACATAAGGACTCAGTTCTGGAGTAAAGAATGATTGCTAGCCTCCATCTAGCTGACCCTAAATCACAAGTTATTTTACAGCAGATCAGTATGCCATAGAAATTGTTTAGCTTTTTTACTTACACAGCGTCCTACAAAGCTAATGCACTTAGTGTGAGTGATTGACAACCTGAAATTTTAATGTCACATAGCTTGTCATGATACCGATAGAactttctctactttgctctactGATTTTCCCCATTATGCCATGCAGATGGAGAGCATGGATAAGGAATTGAGGTCATCAAGGTTATCGGAGCAGTTGAACAAGCACTATGCTGCAATTGCTATTCCTAAAGGCCTTTATTGCCTTTCATTGCGTTTAACTGATGAATACTCCTCAAATGCCCTTGCAAGGAAACAACTACCACCCCCGGAGTTGGTGCCTAGTCTTTCGGACAACTCCTATTACCATTTTGTTTTAGCATCAGATAACATCCTTGCAGCCTCAGTTGTGGTCAGATCAACAGTTAGATCATCACTGAAACCTGAGAGAATAGTTTTCCATGTTATTACTGACAAAAAGACCTATCCTGCCATGCACTCATGGTTTGCTTTAAATTCTCTCAGTCCTGCTATTGTTGAGGTGAAAGGTGTTCACCAATTTGATTGGTTAACAAAAGAAAATGTTCCTGTACTTGAAGCTATAGAAACTCAGCGCACTGCTAGAGATCGTTACCATGGAAGTCACCGTCCAAGAACCAGTGCTAGTGATAACCCAAGGGTTTTTGCGGCCAAGCTGCAGGCAGGAAGTCCAACATACACTAATGTACTCAATCATATTCGAATATACTTGCCTGAGGTATTAGAATTTTCTTGACTATTATTCTCATCTCTTACTTTCCTAGTACCATTTTTGTTGGGTGAAACAAGTATCGTGCTTATATAGATAGAAGGATGGTTTGAAACAATGAAAACTGCAAAAGAATTGAAAGCATTTTAGACTTTTGCTCTGTAGAACTATTCACTGTGAACCTGTTCTAGTTTGCTGGTCCTGCTGGGATCAAGGAGTAAGTGATGCTGCCCTCTTCTTGAGATATCTGGAGCTTTCTCTGCATGTAGTCTATATATAATTGTATATGGTACAAACTTGTTCAAAATGTGGTTATATTTGTTGACCTGCATCCTTTTTTTTTTGCTGAAAGTTACACTGATTTAATCTGCAATCGGTGGATGCAGTTGTTCCCAAGCCTCAACAAGGTCGTATTTCTTGATGATGATGTTGTTGTCCAGCATGACCTATCACCACTTTGGGATATCGATCTAGCTGGGAAGGTTAATGGTGCTGTTGAGACTTGCATAGGTGGAGACAGTCGGGTGATGTCTAAGAGGTTCAGGAATTATTTCAACTTTTCTCATCCCCTCATTGCAAAAAACTTTGACCCTTCAGAGTGTGCTTGGGCATATGGTATGAATATTTTTGACCTGAAAGCATGGAGGAAGACAACAATCAAAGATCAGTATCATCATTGGGTCAAGGAGGTAAGATCTTTTCATTGCAAAAAACTTTTTACCTGTAGCATAGTTCTAAAAGACACcaaataaagaaaaaaaaatcAATACATGTCTTCTGATTTGCTTAAAAGTGACCACAAAAGCATATTTGAGAAATTTTATCAGGAATACTTTCTAGTTCAGTTGATTATTGAAACTATCTGCAGTCTAACCTATATTACATTTGAAAGTACAAATTGATGAGCTTCCATTCTTGTTCCTCTTTGTTAGCGTGTGCTATTTTAGGCAGTTTAGGTGGCACGACAGCACAGGCTTGTTGCCTTGTGCGCCTGCTTCTTGTTTGGTTAGTTGGTCTCAATAGGCAAGGATCTCCCTGATAGGATTGTGTAGGATTGTTTCATATTCCTGTGCTTGTGTAGGATTGTTTCCTTTACTGTGGACATCCTTGCCTATATCATATTTTCTGCCAATTCATTGTCTCTCACTCTTCATGCAGAACTTGAAGTCAAACTTCACACTTTGGAGGCTTGGAACATTGCCACCAGGCCTTATTGCCTTTAAAGGCCATGTTCACCCAATTGATCCATCATGGCATCTGTTAGGCTTGGGTTATCAGGAAAAGACAGATGTCAGTAGCGTTGAACAAGCAGCAGTTATACATTATAACGGGCAAAGTAAACCGTGGCTGGAGATTGGTTTTAAACATCTTCAGCCATTTTGGACAAAATATGTGAACTACTCAAATGAATTCATAAGAAACTGTCATATAATGGAGCCTCAGTTTAGATTGTCTTGACAATATATATAAAAGCATATAGTAAGTGAAATTAAATTCGTTATTTTGGAAATCAACAGCAGGGAGTTTATCAAGTGCAACTGGGGAGCTCAGTAATCCCTTAACATGGTTACATGCGCTGTGGAGAATATTCAATGAACAGAAAGGAAATGTTATTTTTTCCCCATTTACTGTAGGGCCCTTTTCCTTTAATTTATTCCATTTGTATCATAGCTCATGAAATTAAGATATTGCTTAGGATGGTTCTTTTGTATTTTATGGAGCAATATAAGTTGGGTTGATGGTAGTCCCATCGTTATTGTAATTGATGAAGAGCATACACATTTCACCATGTGAAAAGCATGGATTTTGATTATGCAAAGCAAACCTTGTATACTTTTTACATTGTATGTGTGATTTCATTTGAACCAACATTGATTTTACAGAAGAAAAACACCGATTTAACTAATTTTAGCCAGCAGAAAGatcaatagtgctctgaacaaaaCGTAATGGACTCGCACATCAGCAAGTTCGATAGCACAGTTTTCCCTGGAATTTGATTGATGCTAAGCATTTGACGCAATGGACGAGGCATTGATCAGGAGACTACTAACTATGAACCAGGAGACTATTCGTTGGGAAAATGTAGGCCCAATTGGGGCACAAATCAGAAAACGAACACATCTTTACAGTGACCTTGTTCTTTAGAAATCTCTACTACATATATCAGAAAACTTCGTGTCAAAACAAAAGTTGATCAACGGCCACAAGCTTCAGCCTCGAAGTCAGGGAAGACGACAAACGCAATGGTCAGAGGAGCAACATAGATCGGTGAGTTAGCTGAAACCTCCACTGGATACAGTGGAGGGATGTCACCATCTTCAGTGAGCTCAAGAGGGACTCCATTCAGCAGCATGGTCCGGGCAAAAGGGTTCCCATCTTGCGCCGAGAGATGGTACTCTTCCCTCTTAGAAAAGCCATCAGAGGCTTTGCTCCCGACCCAAGAAACCGTCCTTTTCAGGCCATGGACGAAGGCGTTGTCCCTTCTGATCCCTTGCCCTTCTGCGAGATTGACATTTATGTCGTTCCTGACTGAAACCATGAAGCCCATGGTCCGGTGCAGGTTCAGCAAGACAAGAGCAATGCCACCCTGTAACGAAAATGTTTTGAAGGCCAAGAATCAGGCATCTGTTAACGGGAAATCTTCTAAAGCTAAGCTAGAATcttaggtcccgtttgtttccctTCATTTTAAAGAATCGGAATCTAACTAATAGAGtaagctatttttttagaattCTAAAGTTTATATATAAGCCTATTTCAAATTCATGGGACGAGAGATAGAAATTGATTTTATAGATTTACATATTATTTTTTTAATATATATCTCTCTTTTGCTTGTTTGTTTATAGCATAAATATGGTGTATAACTatatctctcatatgatttaaaataatataaaaatatATTACATAATATATtacaatggaattcaattccaacgaaacaaacgggaccttatGGTAATCTTGTGGAACCAACCGTTGAGTAATCAACATTGTGTTTGTAAAGAAACATCTTACCTTTTGCTTTGCACAATGCGCATAGGGACGCAAGTACGGAGAACCACTGATGTCTAAGGAAAGAACTCCTGTTCCCATGAGCCGATGCCACAGCAAGGCACTGAGCAGACACTATGGTTTAGTCCAATGCATATGCAGTAGTAAATCAAGTTTGTAGCGGCATATGTGGCACATAGGCTTGCCTGTAGTAATCTGGGTTGGGTACAAAAGTGTCGGTGTCAAGAAGACCGTAATTGCCGCCAATCAGCGTCTGTCTACAATAGACTTTGGTGTCATACTTCGCTGACTGACCCAGCTGATCGAGATACCTAGTGGAATGCAGAGGTGAGAATGGTTAAAAAACAATGATGTGTAAAGATGtgagttttttttttcttttcatatGACAAGTGATCACCAGAAGCTATTGAGAAAAGTATTGGATACAAGTCGGCTGCCGCTGTTGTATGCACCGCCAGATTCGCCAACCCACGGAGCAGACCACGGTCCATGGCGCTGTATGGTGAGCTGGAGACCTCTGAATATATCAGAAGTCCGGCTCAGATACTGCGGGCTCAAAATCCTGTTTGGAACTTGGGGATCATCACCTGACCAGGATTGAAGTTAAGCACAGTTGTGTCCCCCCCTGGATGCAAAGACATAAAAACAAAATTTTCTCAAGGAGTAGAGCCAGCATTATGTCCAGAAAGGGCTCACCAGCACCAAGATTGTAGATATGATGGGTCACTGCATTGAGAACGTTTGGCCCAGAGGCCTCGAGAAGCTGAGCAAACCACTTTTGGTCATAGAATCCTCCTGGGGCTACAACCAGTGGTTTGCTGGAATCTCCGTATAGCTCGTTGACGATGGTTTGAAGTACGACTAGGTCTTTTCCATATTGTTCAGCTGCCACACTTGCACCAACTCCACTTCCACTCAGTTCATTACCTAAGTCACGGAACACAGCATATTATACAAGCATtacatgaatatatatatatactatattcccAACTCCAGGAGCATCAGATGAGAATTTTATAACATTTGCATTACCAAATTCCCAAGAATCTATAGGATAGTTCTTCGAAGCAGTGTATTCAATGAATTCTCGAGCATTGCTAGAATTCCAGGGACCACCCCAAACACCTTTCCTTATCTGATGTCGTCCTTGGAGCGCGTTGAGACCAAATGTAACAACTGCACTGAAGGGATGAAACATTATAGAGTTATTAGGAACAGCTATTTGAAATAATGTCCATACAATAATAAACCTCTCGAAGAAAATACAGAGCGCGATAAACAGTTATAGAAGGAAGGCCTCACCCAGTATTCAGGAAGAGATCATTAATATCATCCCATCTTTCCAAGGTTATGCATCCTTGAGAAAACTCAAAGAGGCCACTCGAAACTTTTGTAAATGGGTCGCACGGCAGTCCTAAATTTGGTGTGCCATATAACACTTGATCTTGTAAGGAGCCTCCAACTCTGATTCGTAGTGGACTAAAGGCTACAAGAACAAGAATGGAAAAGGATTAAATTCATGATGGAAATATGATATCCCTAATTATGGAAAAGAATAGTATTTTGTTTATGTTTTTGTGGCTTGGTAAATAAACATGGCATAGACTACCGACAGGGGCGGACTGACATTAGGCTGAGTGGGGGCACGGCCCTCACTCAATTTTCTTTGTTTAGCGGACTTTTTATCTAATTTAGTGTAATTACAAAGGCCCATTTGCTAATAGCTCTCTATCTAGGACCCCACTCACATTTAGGCCCCCACTCATATTTTTGGCTGGGTCCGCCCCTAACTACCGAATGGTACATTTTAGCAGTAGACCAATCGTAGATGTCAGGGTATACTCTACCAATGTTTTTTCCTTCTAAATTATTGTAGTGTAAAATTTTTCTGCATCGGTAACAACAAAATCTCATTACGATTGTATCAAAATTACAATATTTAGAACGAAAAGAACATGTAGAAACGGAAAAATGCTTCTACAAATAGttccccaatgttgatcactcagGAATCAGACATCGCGAACCCAGCACCTTACCAAGTAGAACGTCTAAAAATATAGTAGTGTAAGGAATGATCATATGTGAGTTCACCACTGAATGTTTTAGAATCACTCAATTAAGTAGTTAAAGGTATTCACCTTGGATAGCTTTAGCCAACAAAGGATTAGTTAAGTCCTGGGAAAATTCACAAAAGAACCAAGATTAGTTTTTGCCAGTGTCAGCCCACATGATAAAATGGTTGTCTTGGGAACTAACCAAATTTAAGACAGAAGCCCTTCCCCATGGGCACTGGTCGTAGTTACACTTCTCTGGAGGCCACCAATCAATGGTGGCGCAAACAAACTCGCCACTAGTCGAAGCAATCGTCTCAGAGCCGCGAACAATGACAGTTACATCCGAGTAATCCTCTGATCGAACCCCTGCAAGCTGACACAGCAGAGGCAAGAGGAAGATACACCATAACCTCATGCTTCCAGAACCTGCAAATGGTGGCATCGACCACAGGGACTATTAGAATGGCTTGGACTTACTATAAATATGGGGAATAGTTGGTAGGAAAATGTGACAGATAGAATGAATGTAAAGATAGAATGAATGCAAATATGGGAAATAGTTGGTAGGAAAAGGTCTAATTTCTACTCCATTAGTAGAGCTGAAAGTGGCTCCTGCCGTTCTAACTTTGTTTATATTATCTGTTCTTATTTTAAGAGGTCAGAATTCAGTACGCGGGATTGTTCAGGTTTCCTTATTTAACTATTTAACTAGACCACTTTGTTGATGTCTCAATCATGAAACTATGATTTTGCCTATGGCACCAAGCTTAAGGCACTTCTGAAATATCTCCATTTTAACATAAATCAAGGTAAGCTCATCTATATCTTCAGGTAGAGAAAAAAAAAACAATTCTCTTTTTTCTCTTGACAAAGGAGGAATTCCAATCAGTAGGATAGAGAAGCAAAAACACTCAAATCCATGAAATGATTATCTCCAATTGCTAGATAAGGCCCCCTGACATTATACTTGGCTCTCTGAGATGTAAAATTATGAAGAAACCTGCCCCATTGTCTTCCAAATCGAAACGAGACTTTTTCTTAAAGACTCGCATGGAAGGAAACTGAAGAATGAGGTTTCGTTCCACAGAAAAAAATGAAGAGCAAAACCCAAGATCACTCCAATTGGTCCATACTCCATAGAATCACGCAAAAGACAAAACTCTCTCCCCTCCCAACAATCAACTGAACAACATCGAACCATGGACTGAAACACAGCGCAGCCGCAGGCCGCAGCCACGCGCTACATCACAGCGCAGCCACGCGCTACATCACATCACAGCGTAGATTTTATGTACTGAACCGAGTGCATACCGCTTAAAATCCAAGAGAGCCGGGGGAAAAGGCGATCATGATTACCTGAACTACCGCAACGAGCCGAGAAACGCCCGCGAGTCGGCTCAGATGCTCCAAGAACAGGACCTCCTCTCGTCGCAATGCAGGCGGCAGGGCAAGTCAAGAAAAGTTCGAGTCTTTCGCCGAAGTCCCAGGTCCCCGTCAGCTGGAATCAGACGCGGCGTGGCTCTTATGATCGCGCGCAGCTCGCGCTCGTGGATATAACAAGTGGGGTGCGGGGGGAAGGGACTGAAGATTATTGAAGAAATCTCGATCGGCGGTGGTTGCCGCTTCGCTTTGTACTATATGTAGTCTCTCCCTTCCAAGCTACTCCCGCCCTTCCTTGCCGAAAGAAAGCTTCGCAGCTCCTAATTAAGTACAACAAGTAGTGGGATTACTACCAAACATCGATGGTTTTGTTCGCAGCGCTCGCGTCCTGGAAAATCACAGCTGCGTTTTTTGTTCTCACGGAGACTGCGTTTGTTTTGTGGGCAGCGTACTCCTCACTAGAATCAGAAGGCAACAGACAATCACCGTCCAGTTCCATTCATGGCTGGACTTGAGGGGTCGAGCTGGGCGGCCGCTAGGGCCCCTAAAATATTGTGGCCCTTTAAATATATACTTAAGTATAATATTTAGTTATTTAGAGAACTCCAACCATAAACCCCGTAGTTGGGCCCTATTATTTAATTTAGCTACCTGTTCTATTTGTTTAGGGCCCAAATACAATTGTTTATTCCAACCCTAGAGCCTAAAATGCATTACGTTTGCAACTAACCTATATTCCACCGTGTGTATTCCCTCTGGTCGCCGCCTGGGAGGAGCCACCACTCAGCATCGGCCAGGATCGCTACCTTCATTTCAGGTACAC
It contains:
- the LOC103640342 gene encoding heparanase-like protein 1 — translated: MRLWCIFLLPLLCQLAGVRSEDYSDVTVIVRGSETIASTSGEFVCATIDWWPPEKCNYDQCPWGRASVLNLDLTNPLLAKAIQAFSPLRIRVGGSLQDQVLYGTPNLGLPCDPFTKVSSGLFEFSQGCITLERWDDINDLFLNTGAVVTFGLNALQGRHQIRKGVWGGPWNSSNAREFIEYTASKNYPIDSWEFGNELSGSGVGASVAAEQYGKDLVVLQTIVNELYGDSSKPLVVAPGGFYDQKWFAQLLEASGPNVLNAVTHHIYNLGAGDDPQVPNRILSPQYLSRTSDIFRGLQLTIQRHGPWSAPWVGESGGAYNSGSRLVSNTFLNSFWYLDQLGQSAKYDTKVYCRQTLIGGNYGLLDTDTFVPNPDYYSALLWHRLMGTGVLSLDISGSPYLRPYAHCAKQKGGIALVLLNLHRTMGFMVSVRNDINVNLAEGQGIRRDNAFVHGLKRTVSWVGSKASDGFSKREEYHLSAQDGNPFARTMLLNGVPLELTEDGDIPPLYPVEVSANSPIYVAPLTIAFVVFPDFEAEACGR
- the LOC103640332 gene encoding probable galacturonosyltransferase 13, translated to MQIRLSPSMRSITISTSHGLLDLMRFKVAARHFSYRTVFHTVLILAFLLPFVFILTAVMTLEGFNKCSSLDCLGRRLGPRLLGRGNDGSMRLVRDLYVMLDEVNSEEAPLNLKVPETFDEFIWDMKNNDYDLRSFAFKLKATMESMDKELRSSRLSEQLNKHYAAIAIPKGLYCLSLRLTDEYSSNALARKQLPPPELVPSLSDNSYYHFVLASDNILAASVVVRSTVRSSLKPERIVFHVITDKKTYPAMHSWFALNSLSPAIVEVKGVHQFDWLTKENVPVLEAIETQRTARDRYHGSHRPRTSASDNPRVFAAKLQAGSPTYTNVLNHIRIYLPELFPSLNKVVFLDDDVVVQHDLSPLWDIDLAGKVNGAVETCIGGDSRVMSKRFRNYFNFSHPLIAKNFDPSECAWAYGMNIFDLKAWRKTTIKDQYHHWVKENLKSNFTLWRLGTLPPGLIAFKGHVHPIDPSWHLLGLGYQEKTDVSSVEQAAVIHYNGQSKPWLEIGFKHLQPFWTKYVNYSNEFIRNCHIMEPQFRLS